Part of the Henckelia pumila isolate YLH828 chromosome 2, ASM3356847v2, whole genome shotgun sequence genome is shown below.
AGGCCTGTGTTTTTTTACTTGAGAGGATACTTTCTTCATACGATAATGCTCTGACTCTGCTCGATTACATGGCTTTActtggaaatggacaacaccCTTCAAAAACTCCCGTTTTCAATACGTTGTACCCACGTGTTTCGTTCGAGGGTAACCACCGGAGTGAAGCATCGTTAACGGATTCTAAGGATCAAGTCCACGTTTCCAAGAAAAGGTAGCTACTGACTCGTTATTGGGGATTGGCGTTTGGATCAATCTTGAATTAATATCTTTATTTTGACTTCGTTTCTTGGGTGTTTGCAGAAAGACTTCGCCGAAATCGAGCGAACTATTGCGTGTGTGCTCCGGGACAGGAGTTGAAAATGACGGCTATAATTGGAGGAAATACGGGCAGAAAGATATTCAGGGGACTAGCCATCCAAGGTGAGATTATGACATTGAAATCCATTTGTTTCTTAGataatttagaaaaaaacaTTACATCGATGGACCTTATTCGATATACTTGGTGATGGCATCTGATGCAAAGTTGTGAAAAATTGCAGGGCATATTTTAGATGTACCCATCGCCATACACAAGGATGCCTGGCAACGAAACAAGTTCAACAAATCGATGGATGCCCGTCAACCTTTGATGTCATTTACAGAGGTAAACACACCTGTAAGCATGAGATGATGAAGCACAGTGGTAATATCGATTTTAGAAAGAAACACGAAGTAGAAGAAGAGAGCACGAAACCGGCCTTTAAAGTCGAAATTCAAGAGAAGTTCAacgaggaggaggaggaggagaattttcttgatttttccTTTCCTACCACCCCTGTTTCTTGTGAAAACATgggaacacctttctgtaccgTGCCTGGGAGCTTCATCGAATCGAGCTATTCGCCTCCATTTCTGACTCCAGCAACATCAGAGTCCTATTTCTCGTTGTCTACAAGGCAGATGAACGATTTTGGGATCGACCACAATTTACCGAGTTCGGAATCAGATTTTACGGAGATAATCTCAAATCCAACTCCACTGGCGGATTTCCCACCCGGGGACTTGGATTTCTTGATCAACTTTTTTGATTTTGACACCCCTACGCCCCTTTTCCTCGATGCCTTTGATTGCTTCCAGAATGCTACATAGTTTACTGCTTCACCGTGACTTTGACGAAGATATCACTCTTTTCTACTTCAAGAATTCGATGATACTCATTCAGTCGTTTGTCTTGTGGAGTCATCTCTGACTCTTGAAACCAAAgaggttttatttatttttccctTAATATGATTGTTTATGTTTAGCTGTAAGATATTGGAATTTTGATAATTATTAGATGGGATAAGAAAATGTATGGACCCTTTCCTGTTGAGGAGTGAGCTTTGACAGTAAATAAAAAAAGCCTTGATTTAATCTTTTGCTGCGAGTCTTGTTTTTTAGCCCTTCTGGGATGCCATAATATTCTTGAACAAATTTAGCAAGCTATGGAATATTTTATATTGaatgtaaaaacaaaataaaaatagtaaTCTAACATACCTACAGCAATGGGCCAATGGCTGAGACTTGAGAGAAATATTAAGAAAGACAAGATCAGCAAGTAAACACATATATGAACCCTATTATAGCCCAAGATCTGCTTTTTCCTTTGCGTAGCTGACGCAATCATCCAAAACCATTTTCCAACCACATTTATACTCGAAACCTCTCTCCGAGAGCAGCGTAGAAACCCACTTGGTTTCTCTTTTGAGGCATTCAAATCGGCTGAAAACAGAACAGATAAATAATTCAGCGTGACAGAAACTCGATCCCTTATTTAACCTGTTGATTGAAAACAAGAAGTATAAAGCCCAAATACGCACTCTTTCTTGATACTAAATTCTGGGTACTTGGTCTGGTAGTAGCTGGCCATTTCAGCTATGGAAACATATCCATTAGCGCATAAAAACCGACCACTGATGGAGTCCTCTTTCATGCAGAAAATGTGGGCATCACTCACATCCTCGATGTGAACGATGGGGACTTTTGCAAGCAACTCTTGTAAGAATTTCAGGGCGTTGTATGCAGATTCATCATTTGTCAGCAGCG
Proteins encoded:
- the LOC140880945 gene encoding probable WRKY transcription factor 53 — translated: MEKAGTWDQETVISELTRGREFANQLQKELNPAATSREACVFLLERILSSYDNALTLLDYMALLGNGQHPSKTPVFNTLYPRVSFEGNHRSEASLTDSKDQVHVSKKRKTSPKSSELLRVCSGTGVENDGYNWRKYGQKDIQGTSHPRAYFRCTHRHTQGCLATKQVQQIDGCPSTFDVIYRGKHTCKHEMMKHSGNIDFRKKHEVEEESTKPAFKVEIQEKFNEEEEEENFLDFSFPTTPVSCENMGTPFCTVPGSFIESSYSPPFLTPATSESYFSLSTRQMNDFGIDHNLPSSESDFTEIISNPTPLADFPPGDLDFLINFFDFDTPTPLFLDAFDCFQNAT